Proteins encoded together in one Streptomyces umbrinus window:
- a CDS encoding outer membrane protein assembly factor BamB family protein: protein MTTEQVEEKVRETLRAVALDRVRAPGDLAETVVRRRSRRRFSQAAGAAVAVAAITVGAVLGLGGGGAAEQDRPVRPAVSPEGWKPWQSNARGAGERGCLVDGSALYCSGSKYDVAKFDANTGERLWTVKVNREGDGPDHAFAARDGVVYAYRNHTADKEPNGDYMGGTDLMAVDADTGKVLWTAEMPQDDRTDQAAMLIDGAVLANTPTLRTMSALDPLTGQEKWRHTWDKGIVCQRAVLSGVPYLLCNQDTEKQDDTDVIRLDPATGSAEKVLTMPGRQQFLGTSGDRMVLIAAKNAGDKDLRLTTLSGSGEQTSHSYRIEGEPANSDIVGDLLISVSWKGKASAYSLTTGKTLWTGPVGVRMPDKDTMTGLAAPVVPAGQGVVYFVGPTGDLSGLDLRTGERIWRGHADTGNQKPGPAFGDTPQLLLYEDVLVARSGSRIVSLLPQIGD from the coding sequence ATGACGACGGAGCAGGTGGAGGAGAAGGTCCGGGAGACACTGCGCGCGGTCGCCCTGGACCGGGTGCGCGCACCCGGGGACCTGGCCGAAACGGTGGTACGACGGCGCAGTCGGCGCCGTTTCTCGCAGGCCGCGGGGGCGGCGGTGGCCGTTGCCGCGATCACGGTGGGGGCGGTGCTCGGCCTCGGGGGCGGTGGTGCTGCCGAGCAGGACCGGCCTGTGCGCCCGGCGGTGTCGCCGGAGGGCTGGAAACCGTGGCAGAGCAACGCCCGGGGCGCCGGCGAGCGGGGCTGCCTGGTGGATGGTTCCGCGCTGTACTGCAGCGGTTCCAAGTACGACGTCGCGAAGTTCGACGCCAACACCGGCGAGCGGCTGTGGACCGTCAAGGTCAACCGCGAGGGCGACGGGCCCGACCACGCGTTCGCCGCGCGTGACGGCGTGGTCTACGCCTACCGCAATCACACCGCGGACAAGGAGCCGAACGGCGACTACATGGGCGGTACGGATCTGATGGCGGTGGACGCCGACACCGGCAAGGTGCTGTGGACGGCCGAGATGCCGCAGGACGACCGCACCGACCAGGCCGCCATGCTCATCGACGGCGCGGTACTGGCCAACACGCCGACGCTCCGCACGATGTCGGCCCTCGATCCGCTGACCGGTCAGGAGAAGTGGCGCCACACCTGGGACAAGGGCATCGTGTGCCAACGCGCGGTGCTGAGCGGGGTGCCCTATCTCCTGTGCAACCAGGACACCGAGAAGCAGGACGACACCGACGTCATCCGTCTCGATCCCGCCACCGGTAGTGCCGAGAAGGTCTTGACCATGCCCGGCAGGCAACAGTTCCTCGGGACCTCGGGCGACCGGATGGTCCTGATCGCAGCGAAGAATGCGGGCGACAAGGACCTGCGGCTGACCACCCTCAGCGGCTCCGGCGAGCAGACCTCGCACTCCTACCGGATCGAGGGAGAGCCGGCCAACTCGGACATCGTCGGTGATCTTCTGATCTCCGTGTCCTGGAAGGGCAAGGCCTCGGCCTACTCGCTGACCACGGGCAAGACCCTGTGGACCGGGCCGGTGGGCGTCAGGATGCCCGACAAGGACACGATGACGGGCCTCGCGGCTCCCGTGGTGCCGGCGGGCCAAGGGGTCGTGTACTTCGTCGGTCCGACCGGCGATCTGTCCGGCCTCGACCTGCGCACGGGTGAACGGATCTGGCGCGGCCACGCCGACACCGGCAACCAGAAGCCGGGCCCCGCCTTCGGGGACACGCCCCAACTCCTGCTCTACGAGGACGTTCTGGTCGCCCGGAGCGGCAGCAGGATCGTCTCCCTTTTGCCGCAGATCGGGGACTGA
- a CDS encoding aliphatic sulfonate ABC transporter substrate-binding protein has protein sequence MYRSTVRRALTTLPAVFILSLSVSACSGSGSGDDSTVRFGYIGDYNGASLLAIAEKQGLWKKAGLTAETKTFNNGPVQIQALSAGDLDYGYIGPGAVWLPASGHSKIIAINTLTYADRVIGQPGMDSMKDLKGKKIGVPEGTSGDMILNIALAEAGMTDKDIAKVNMDPSTIVSAFSSGKIDGAGFFYPAIDTIKKKVPNLVEVASTEDTGDSFPTAFVAGNKVPEEKNSKVVKVLQQANDWRKAHPAETIALTAKLLEVSEARTKADASHVRTLSTADLVAKTKSGEVDKWLKTLGDFFVRNKQLGENPDPGEYYAGELYEKAQGGK, from the coding sequence ATGTACCGAAGCACGGTCAGACGCGCCCTCACGACACTGCCCGCCGTATTCATTCTGTCGCTGTCCGTGAGCGCGTGTTCCGGGAGCGGGTCCGGCGACGACTCCACGGTCAGGTTCGGCTACATCGGTGACTACAACGGAGCCAGTCTGCTGGCGATCGCCGAGAAGCAGGGGCTGTGGAAGAAGGCCGGGCTGACCGCGGAGACGAAGACGTTCAACAACGGCCCGGTGCAGATCCAGGCGCTCAGTGCCGGCGACCTCGACTACGGCTACATCGGCCCCGGCGCCGTGTGGCTGCCCGCCTCCGGTCACTCCAAGATCATCGCCATCAATACGCTCACGTACGCGGACCGGGTCATAGGCCAGCCCGGGATGGACTCCATGAAGGACCTCAAGGGCAAGAAGATCGGCGTGCCCGAGGGCACTTCCGGCGACATGATCCTCAACATCGCGCTGGCGGAGGCCGGCATGACCGACAAGGACATCGCCAAGGTCAACATGGATCCGTCCACGATCGTCTCCGCCTTCTCCTCCGGGAAGATCGATGGCGCCGGCTTCTTCTATCCGGCCATCGACACCATCAAGAAGAAGGTGCCGAACCTGGTGGAGGTCGCCAGCACCGAGGACACCGGGGATTCCTTCCCCACCGCGTTCGTCGCTGGCAACAAGGTGCCGGAAGAGAAGAACAGCAAGGTGGTCAAGGTACTGCAGCAGGCCAACGACTGGCGCAAGGCACACCCCGCCGAGACCATCGCGCTCACCGCGAAGCTGCTGGAGGTCTCCGAAGCCCGGACGAAGGCCGACGCCTCCCACGTCCGGACCCTCTCCACCGCAGACCTGGTCGCCAAGACTAAGAGCGGTGAAGTGGACAAGTGGCTGAAGACACTTGGCGATTTCTTCGTACGCAACAAGCAGCTGGGCGAGAACCCCGATCCGGGTGAGTACTACGCGGGCGAGCTCTACGAGAAGGCGCAGGGCGGCAAGTAG
- a CDS encoding sugar transferase, with the protein MRQGGIVGPFSSARGNLTNGAISRPAIDWEQRYRRTVITSDTVATAFVVAAIGNFFGARDAANWHEKWGILAFGTELLVLGALAVSRSWSPAVLGQGAEEFRRLGRSLFTATVVLALGGIALTSRNIKLWIFVAIPAIALVTMTARYLLRLRLHRQRKEGRCLRPVLAAGSPDTVRDLIARTRKFPHIGWRVDAVCTTDGRGLDGDHLDGVPVVGLLTDVAKHVRHDGYRVVAITPDPHWSPDRLQRLAWNLEGSDAEMVVAPVLMEVAGPRLHVDAVLGIPLLRVSLPTFTGGRRAIKGVVDRLGATILLMLFAPLMVFVALLVMVDTRGGAFYRQRRVGKNGREFTILKFRTMVAGAHGVRAELADRNEGAGLLFKLRQDPRVTRVGAVLRRYSLDELPQLFNVLTGSMSLVGPRPPLPEETAEYGPDIRRRLLVKPGLTGLWQISGRSDLAWEEAVRLDLRYVEDWSLALDTVILWKTLRAVLHGQGAY; encoded by the coding sequence GTGCGGCAGGGGGGAATAGTCGGCCCTTTTTCGTCAGCGCGCGGGAATCTGACGAACGGGGCAATCAGCCGGCCCGCAATCGACTGGGAGCAGCGGTACCGCCGTACCGTGATCACCAGCGATACCGTGGCAACCGCTTTCGTGGTGGCCGCGATCGGCAACTTCTTCGGGGCCCGGGACGCGGCCAACTGGCATGAGAAGTGGGGAATTCTCGCATTCGGCACCGAGCTGCTGGTGCTGGGAGCGCTCGCGGTGAGCCGGTCGTGGTCTCCGGCCGTGCTCGGCCAGGGCGCCGAGGAATTCCGCCGGCTCGGACGCTCACTGTTCACGGCGACCGTCGTGCTGGCGCTCGGCGGGATCGCACTCACCTCACGCAACATCAAGCTCTGGATCTTCGTCGCGATCCCCGCGATCGCGCTCGTCACCATGACCGCGCGGTATCTGCTCCGCCTACGGCTTCACCGACAGCGCAAGGAAGGACGGTGCCTGAGACCGGTGCTCGCTGCCGGGAGCCCGGACACCGTGCGCGACCTGATCGCGCGAACCCGCAAGTTCCCGCACATCGGCTGGCGGGTGGACGCGGTGTGCACGACGGACGGTCGCGGGCTCGACGGTGACCACCTGGACGGAGTGCCGGTCGTCGGCCTACTGACGGACGTCGCCAAGCACGTCCGCCACGACGGCTACCGCGTCGTCGCCATCACACCGGACCCGCACTGGTCACCGGACCGGCTGCAGCGGCTGGCCTGGAACCTCGAAGGCAGCGATGCCGAGATGGTCGTGGCCCCCGTGCTGATGGAAGTGGCCGGCCCTCGGCTGCACGTCGACGCGGTGCTCGGGATCCCGCTGCTGCGAGTCAGTCTGCCGACCTTCACCGGGGGCCGCCGGGCGATCAAAGGGGTCGTCGACCGATTGGGCGCAACGATTCTGCTGATGCTGTTCGCACCGCTGATGGTGTTCGTCGCGCTGCTCGTGATGGTGGACACCCGTGGTGGGGCCTTCTACCGCCAGCGCAGGGTCGGCAAGAACGGCCGCGAGTTCACCATTCTCAAGTTCCGCACCATGGTCGCCGGGGCTCACGGGGTACGTGCCGAGCTGGCCGACCGCAACGAGGGCGCAGGCCTGCTGTTCAAGCTCCGCCAGGATCCGCGGGTGACCCGGGTGGGAGCAGTGCTGCGCCGGTACTCGCTCGACGAACTCCCCCAGCTTTTCAACGTACTCACCGGATCGATGTCGCTCGTCGGTCCGCGGCCTCCGCTGCCGGAGGAGACCGCTGAGTACGGCCCGGACATCCGGCGGCGGCTGCTGGTCAAGCCCGGGCTCACCGGCCTGTGGCAGATCAGCGGACGCAGCGATCTGGCGTGGGAGGAGGCGGTCCGCCTCGACCTGCGGTACGTCGAGGACTGGTCGCTCGCCCTGGACACAGTGATCTTGTGGAAGACGCTGCGTGCGGTGCTCCATGGGCAGGGGGCGTATTGA
- a CDS encoding nucleotide sugar dehydrogenase: MKVSVFGLGYVGCVSAACLASMGHEVIGVDVNQVKVDLVNDGKAPVVEERIGELIADVVRTGALRATDDVREAIMDSEVSLVCVGTPSEPNGSLCTTYLERVTEQIGAVLAEGARKGGRHTVVFRSTMLPGTCLNLLVPILEKSVGGTAGVDIGVAVNPEFLREGTSVRDFFDPPKTVIGELDPASGDAVTALYDGLPGEVFRVPVPTAEAIKYADNAFHGLKIGFANELGAVYQALGVDSHQVMDVFLADRKLNISPAYLRPGFAFGGSCLPKDLRSLVHAAQRADISVPILAHVLPSNSDHLQRAVELVERTGKRRVGLFGLSFKPGTDDLRESPLVELAERLFGKGYDLRIYDANVSLSRLIGANREYIETRLPHLAQLLAESVDEVLEHSEVCLVGTRDPAVLSALPHGDGPVIVDLIHLPDADARRTEPGYVGLAW, encoded by the coding sequence ATGAAGGTCAGCGTTTTCGGGCTCGGCTACGTGGGCTGCGTGTCAGCCGCGTGCCTGGCCAGCATGGGTCACGAGGTCATCGGGGTGGACGTGAACCAGGTGAAGGTCGACCTGGTCAACGACGGCAAGGCCCCGGTGGTCGAGGAACGGATCGGCGAGCTCATCGCCGACGTCGTGCGGACCGGGGCCTTGAGAGCCACCGACGACGTCCGCGAGGCGATCATGGACAGCGAGGTGTCGCTGGTCTGCGTGGGCACGCCGTCCGAGCCCAACGGCAGCCTGTGCACCACGTACTTGGAGCGGGTCACCGAGCAGATAGGTGCCGTGCTGGCCGAGGGGGCCAGGAAGGGGGGCCGGCACACCGTCGTGTTCCGCAGCACCATGCTCCCGGGCACCTGCCTGAACCTGCTGGTCCCGATCCTGGAGAAGTCCGTCGGCGGCACGGCCGGGGTGGACATCGGGGTCGCGGTCAACCCGGAGTTCCTGCGCGAGGGCACGAGCGTGCGGGACTTCTTCGACCCGCCCAAGACCGTCATCGGCGAGCTGGACCCGGCAAGCGGCGACGCGGTGACGGCGCTGTACGACGGCTTGCCCGGCGAGGTGTTCCGGGTGCCGGTCCCGACGGCCGAGGCGATCAAGTACGCGGACAACGCGTTCCACGGCCTCAAGATCGGCTTCGCCAACGAGCTGGGCGCGGTGTACCAGGCGCTCGGGGTGGACTCGCACCAGGTGATGGATGTCTTCCTGGCCGACCGCAAGCTGAACATCAGCCCCGCCTACCTGCGGCCCGGGTTCGCCTTCGGTGGCTCCTGCCTGCCCAAGGACCTGCGCAGCCTGGTCCACGCGGCGCAGCGGGCCGACATCTCCGTACCCATCCTCGCCCACGTACTGCCCTCCAACTCCGACCATCTGCAGCGCGCGGTGGAGCTGGTCGAGCGCACCGGCAAACGCCGGGTGGGCCTGTTCGGGTTGTCCTTCAAACCCGGCACCGACGACCTCCGCGAGAGCCCGCTCGTCGAGCTGGCGGAGAGACTCTTCGGCAAGGGGTACGACCTGCGGATCTACGACGCCAACGTGAGCCTCTCCCGGCTGATCGGCGCGAACCGCGAGTACATCGAGACCCGGCTGCCGCACCTCGCGCAACTGCTCGCGGAGTCCGTCGACGAGGTGCTGGAGCACTCCGAGGTGTGCCTGGTCGGGACCAGGGATCCGGCCGTGCTGTCGGCGCTGCCCCATGGCGACGGCCCGGTGATCGTCGACCTCATCCACCTTCCCGACGCCGACGCGCGCCGGACCGAACCGGGGTACGTGGGCCTTGCTTGGTGA